In Candidatus Ozemobacteraceae bacterium, one genomic interval encodes:
- a CDS encoding prepilin-type N-terminal cleavage/methylation domain-containing protein — protein sequence MSVTRGFTLVEVLVSMLIMGLTTTGLLQLLDYGGRQYTEIARGWKQREGLSALRRACRQAVAAGNASALSPSFGESVLGSIDTRLRLAGLTVRPCAPRAWFVQVRLFDDANRNGREDDGEAQPLTTWCFCERGDPS from the coding sequence ATGAGCGTCACGCGGGGGTTCACCCTGGTCGAAGTGCTCGTTTCGATGCTCATCATGGGGTTGACGACCACGGGCCTGCTCCAGTTGCTGGATTACGGAGGCAGGCAGTATACCGAGATCGCGCGGGGCTGGAAACAGCGGGAAGGTCTTTCCGCCCTCAGGCGCGCCTGCAGACAGGCCGTTGCGGCGGGGAACGCATCCGCTCTTTCCCCTTCATTCGGCGAGAGCGTCCTCGGGAGCATCGATACGCGGCTCCGCCTGGCGGGTCTCACCGTTCGGCCCTGCGCGCCTCGCGCATGGTTTGTCCAGGTGCGGCTCTTCGACGATGCGAACCGGAACGGCCGCGAAGACGACGGGGAAGCCCAGCCGCTGACAACCTGGTGTTTCTGCGAACGGGGGGATCCGTCATGA
- a CDS encoding prepilin-type N-terminal cleavage/methylation domain-containing protein, whose translation MTRNGFTLVELLIVVLVIGILVAIAIPRYQSIAAVARAKSCLSNQKSIESLISLWEAKNFELDSGRNRYAWVDRSGNLRWKYSNALLQLNDIAKDTKLFICPEAANRWGYAWPGSSYRFYNTDNTGLWIIGSTGSMGGRGVVCALRLGPRWIGMNGQMGPDGSKDSAHHYW comes from the coding sequence ATGACTCGGAACGGATTCACGCTCGTCGAACTGCTGATCGTCGTGCTCGTCATCGGCATTCTCGTTGCAATCGCCATTCCCCGCTATCAGAGCATCGCCGCGGTCGCCCGCGCGAAGTCGTGTCTTTCGAACCAGAAATCGATCGAAAGCCTGATCTCGCTCTGGGAAGCCAAGAACTTCGAACTCGACTCGGGCCGGAACCGCTACGCCTGGGTCGACCGTTCCGGCAACCTCCGCTGGAAGTATTCGAACGCGCTGCTGCAGCTCAACGACATCGCGAAGGACACCAAGCTGTTCATCTGCCCCGAAGCGGCGAACCGCTGGGGATATGCCTGGCCGGGTTCGAGCTACCGGTTCTATAACACCGACAATACGGGCCTCTGGATCATCGGCTCCACCGGCAGCATGGGCGGGCGAGGCGTCGTCTGCGCCCTCCGCCTTGGGCCGCGCTGGATCGGCATGAACGGGCAGATGGGCCCCGACGGCTCGAAGGACAGCGCTCACCACTACTGGTAA
- a CDS encoding prepilin-type N-terminal cleavage/methylation domain-containing protein, translating to MTKTNGFSLPEILLALLVMSGALVSLMGGLRGAEALERRAAFEERAAAYAEREIELLKNDLQAGLRPGGPAHSRGRFRLPGGWKTSLAWTPQPGEPSIRLACTVESGDNRLAVESFLFLPESGRAVR from the coding sequence ATGACGAAAACGAACGGATTTTCCCTGCCGGAGATCCTGCTGGCTCTCCTGGTGATGTCGGGCGCCCTCGTGAGCCTGATGGGCGGCCTTCGCGGCGCGGAGGCGCTCGAGCGCCGGGCCGCGTTCGAAGAACGCGCCGCGGCGTATGCCGAACGCGAGATCGAGCTTCTGAAGAACGATCTGCAGGCCGGACTCCGTCCGGGCGGCCCGGCGCACAGCCGCGGCCGGTTCCGCCTGCCGGGCGGCTGGAAAACCAGCCTGGCCTGGACGCCCCAGCCAGGCGAGCCGAGCATCAGGCTCGCCTGCACGGTCGAATCGGGGGACAACCGCCTGGCGGTCGAATCCTTTCTCTTCCTTCCGGAAAGCGGGAGGGCCGTCCGATGA
- a CDS encoding flagellar motor protein MotB, with the protein MVTRRSTGPTAPLWCLTYSDLLTNMLCFFVMLLMFTTFGMKKANKQKSQALSSAFEQPMGTPRNQGVYQWLVSGGKGVLLLPNPRNVSEIPRIVRRLKTQIQGLNMRDQVLVASESDGVKIRMPAKAIFQGGTASLKPEGEQILGALATVIGESKHFVRIDSHCDDRPAKSSVYPSNWELSSARACSVLRFFTEKKGLEPGRFSAQGFADSRPETDGITEEGRENNRRVEIVILAGKPKARGEPQWE; encoded by the coding sequence GTGGTCACCCGAAGATCCACCGGCCCGACGGCGCCGCTCTGGTGCCTCACCTACAGCGACCTGCTCACCAACATGCTCTGCTTTTTCGTGATGCTCCTGATGTTCACGACGTTCGGCATGAAAAAGGCGAACAAGCAGAAGTCGCAGGCCCTCTCGTCGGCATTCGAACAGCCGATGGGCACTCCGCGGAACCAGGGGGTGTATCAATGGCTCGTTTCGGGTGGCAAAGGCGTTCTTCTCCTGCCCAATCCCCGGAACGTCTCCGAGATTCCGCGCATCGTGAGGCGGTTGAAAACGCAGATCCAGGGCCTGAACATGCGCGATCAGGTGCTCGTTGCGAGTGAAAGCGACGGCGTGAAAATCCGCATGCCCGCCAAGGCGATCTTTCAGGGTGGAACGGCCTCGCTGAAACCGGAAGGGGAACAGATTCTCGGGGCCCTTGCGACGGTTATCGGCGAATCGAAACATTTCGTCCGGATCGACAGTCATTGCGATGACCGGCCCGCAAAAAGCTCCGTATATCCGAGCAACTGGGAACTGTCGTCGGCGCGCGCGTGCTCGGTGCTGAGATTTTTCACCGAAAAGAAGGGACTCGAACCCGGCCGCTTTTCCGCACAGGGATTCGCCGATTCGCGGCCCGAAACGGACGGCATCACCGAGGAGGGCCGCGAGAACAACAGGCGCGTCGAGATCGTGATCCTCGCGGGCAAGCCGAAGGCCCGCGGAGAGCCTCAGTGGGAATGA
- a CDS encoding carboxypeptidase regulatory-like domain-containing protein gives MLKRYQVFLALVLGVALLTAAGCGTSTSLRGSITGTIVDSQTGIGISAASVMTSPSTTTVKTDINGNFTIPDVQPGVYTVTANATDYNSNSITVTVDNGLTATTNLTLVSMGGSFSRNVLPILMVNCSIVGCHDDSTAAAGLRLNSYTSLMKGSRYGAVIYPYDAQSSKLIKRIKGIETPRMPKNRSALSTADQGLLSNWINGGARNN, from the coding sequence ATGTTGAAACGATATCAGGTGTTCCTGGCTCTGGTGCTGGGTGTTGCACTGCTCACCGCCGCCGGCTGCGGAACGAGTACCTCATTGCGCGGAAGTATCACGGGAACGATCGTCGATTCCCAGACGGGGATTGGTATCTCGGCCGCATCCGTTATGACGTCGCCGTCGACCACGACGGTCAAGACGGATATCAACGGCAATTTCACCATTCCTGACGTCCAGCCGGGGGTGTATACGGTCACGGCGAACGCCACCGATTACAACTCCAATTCCATCACGGTCACCGTCGACAACGGCCTGACCGCGACGACCAATCTGACGCTGGTTTCGATGGGCGGAAGCTTTTCACGCAACGTTCTGCCGATTCTGATGGTGAACTGCTCGATCGTCGGCTGTCACGACGACAGCACGGCGGCCGCCGGCCTTCGGCTGAACAGCTACACCAGCCTGATGAAGGGCTCCAGATATGGTGCCGTTATTTACCCGTATGATGCGCAGAGCAGCAAACTCATCAAGCGCATCAAGGGAATCGAAACCCCCCGTATGCCCAAGAACCGGTCGGCTCTCTCGACCGCCGATCAGGGGCTCCTCTCTAACTGGATCAACGGCGGCGCCCGAAACAACTGA
- a CDS encoding tetratricopeptide repeat protein, with protein sequence MPRFFASNALLPALFACAAVAAEGGELTSSLRTASELYRTGRTDAAREEALSFQRYFPDNVEALVLLGLIEFEAGRYSDSKQWFRSASLKAPRHPVVRRYRKLLDELEYRNGPFDIFPLPLPGHDEGETAKRFRKAWFGPVPAASVGEIRPPGLEPVLSRDPLWVSETAAPQELPGGGSSGEEYETAGGAALKEAFYLKSYIMYSQAVARQPDHGPSRLGLARAAIQMGKFGEALDVLSPLLSIGAPSESAAEARALAAMAQSLIDSGGHSH encoded by the coding sequence ATGCCCCGATTCTTCGCGTCGAACGCCCTTCTGCCGGCATTATTCGCATGCGCGGCGGTTGCCGCGGAAGGCGGCGAACTGACGAGCTCCCTGAGAACGGCTTCGGAACTGTACAGAACCGGCAGGACCGATGCGGCACGGGAGGAGGCGCTCTCGTTCCAGCGGTATTTTCCCGACAACGTGGAAGCTCTCGTCCTTCTGGGGCTCATCGAGTTCGAGGCGGGCAGATACTCCGATTCGAAGCAGTGGTTCCGATCGGCCTCGCTCAAAGCGCCGCGACATCCCGTCGTGCGGCGGTACAGGAAACTTCTTGACGAGCTCGAGTACCGGAACGGGCCGTTCGATATCTTTCCCCTCCCGCTTCCAGGCCATGACGAGGGGGAAACCGCAAAACGGTTCAGGAAGGCCTGGTTCGGCCCAGTCCCGGCGGCATCCGTCGGCGAAATCCGCCCGCCGGGGCTCGAACCGGTCCTCAGCAGGGATCCGCTCTGGGTTTCCGAGACGGCCGCCCCGCAGGAGCTTCCCGGAGGAGGCTCATCGGGCGAAGAATATGAAACCGCCGGCGGAGCGGCGCTGAAAGAGGCGTTCTATTTGAAGTCATATATCATGTATTCCCAGGCGGTGGCGCGTCAGCCGGACCATGGCCCCTCTCGTCTCGGACTCGCCCGCGCGGCTATCCAGATGGGAAAATTCGGCGAAGCTCTCGACGTCCTGTCACCGTTGCTTTCGATCGGCGCACCATCGGAATCGGCGGCGGAAGCGCGCGCCCTGGCCGCAATGGCTCAAAGCCTCATCGATTCAGGCGGTCATTCCCACTGA
- a CDS encoding type II secretion system F family protein has translation MSQRRFTYQALDARGKQFNGVMEATTQEEVGSWLSDRQYYVLDIAEAPIATLVAEAERATLSVSQADMNYFLMQLSSLLNAGCPLLQSLQALHRQLPTGPLKALLQDIKEKIESGKSFSDALKLHPRVFSTLFITMVEVGEVGGILDEVLERYAQMYDSMFRIRAKVRNAMIYPAILLTMTLLVGWALLVKVFPMFIEQVTRQGQVLPLPTQIVIILSNFLSGNSLYILIGFILFIFLYRQIGRTAAGGRYLSSLTLAIPLAGSLARQFQLALFARTLGTLLKCGVPILTSLGAVEKILTNPLYQLALAEIKAGVARGESVSAGMGKRRDLFPDSLVLMADVGERGGNIGAMLEKAGLMFERNLESTIEALVALIQPFLVVFLALFVVLLVLAMYMPMFDIIKMVR, from the coding sequence ATGAGTCAGCGCAGATTCACCTACCAGGCGCTCGACGCTCGCGGGAAACAGTTCAACGGCGTCATGGAGGCGACCACCCAGGAGGAAGTCGGCTCCTGGCTGTCCGACCGCCAGTATTACGTGCTCGACATCGCCGAGGCGCCGATAGCCACGCTCGTCGCCGAGGCGGAACGCGCGACGCTCTCGGTCTCGCAGGCTGACATGAACTACTTCCTCATGCAGCTCTCGAGCCTTCTCAACGCGGGCTGCCCGCTGCTCCAAAGCCTGCAGGCCCTCCACCGCCAGCTCCCGACGGGGCCGCTCAAGGCTCTCCTGCAAGACATCAAGGAGAAAATCGAGTCGGGAAAATCCTTCTCCGACGCCCTGAAACTGCATCCGCGGGTGTTCTCGACGCTGTTCATCACGATGGTCGAGGTGGGCGAGGTCGGCGGCATTCTCGACGAAGTGCTCGAGCGATACGCGCAGATGTACGACTCGATGTTCCGGATCCGGGCGAAAGTGCGCAACGCAATGATTTACCCGGCCATCCTCCTCACGATGACGCTCCTCGTCGGCTGGGCGCTGCTGGTGAAGGTGTTCCCGATGTTCATCGAGCAGGTCACCCGGCAGGGGCAGGTTCTCCCTCTTCCGACACAGATCGTCATCATCCTGTCGAACTTCCTGAGCGGCAACTCTCTTTATATACTTATTGGATTTATATTATTCATATTTTTATACCGGCAGATCGGCCGGACTGCGGCGGGCGGGCGGTATCTGAGTTCCCTGACGCTCGCCATTCCGCTCGCCGGGAGTCTCGCCCGGCAGTTCCAGCTTGCCCTGTTCGCCAGAACGCTCGGCACGCTTCTCAAGTGCGGCGTTCCGATTCTCACATCGTTGGGGGCCGTGGAGAAGATCCTGACGAACCCCCTCTACCAACTCGCGCTCGCCGAGATCAAGGCGGGGGTCGCGCGGGGCGAGTCGGTCTCGGCCGGCATGGGAAAGCGGCGCGACCTGTTTCCCGACAGCCTCGTCCTGATGGCAGACGTCGGCGAGCGCGGCGGCAACATCGGCGCAATGCTCGAGAAAGCCGGCTTGATGTTCGAACGGAATCTCGAATCGACGATCGAGGCGCTCGTCGCGCTGATCCAGCCCTTTCTCGTCGTTTTTCTGGCGCTGTTCGTGGTTCTGCTGGTTCTGGCAATGTATATGCCGATGTTTGACATCATCAAGATGGTGCGTTAG
- a CDS encoding MotA/TolQ/ExbB proton channel family protein — MDKITIFGTLLAVSSLLTGLKLGGGDVMTFLDFPSVLVVFGGSLGTIWIAYSRERIVTLFGQIRQAYRMPADFEYQKIVGEILSLSDLARRNGVLSLDKKLIEIENPFLQRGLQMAVDGIDAKVIEDVMTAEIHSRAMRHADVKSSIDFYASIVPSFGLIGTILGLVTLLRNMDDPSTIGSSMALALLTTLYGALAANMFLLPWGRKIEERSNSEQLYGELILRGCLMIATGAHPRIVRERLLALLPGHSRHLLGSPTSAAGESK; from the coding sequence GTGGACAAGATAACGATCTTCGGAACCCTGCTCGCCGTTTCGAGCCTGCTGACAGGCCTCAAACTGGGCGGCGGCGACGTGATGACTTTCCTCGATTTTCCGTCCGTGCTTGTCGTGTTCGGCGGATCTCTCGGAACCATCTGGATCGCCTACAGCCGGGAACGAATCGTGACTCTGTTCGGCCAGATCCGGCAGGCATACCGAATGCCTGCCGATTTCGAATATCAGAAGATCGTCGGGGAGATCCTTTCCCTCTCGGATCTCGCCAGGAGAAACGGCGTTCTCTCGCTCGACAAGAAGCTCATCGAGATCGAAAACCCCTTTCTGCAGCGCGGGCTCCAGATGGCCGTCGACGGGATCGACGCGAAGGTCATCGAGGACGTCATGACGGCCGAGATCCATTCCCGGGCCATGCGGCATGCCGACGTGAAGTCGTCGATCGATTTCTACGCCAGCATTGTTCCCTCGTTCGGTCTGATCGGCACGATCCTCGGCCTCGTCACGCTTCTTCGGAACATGGATGATCCCTCGACGATCGGCTCGTCGATGGCTCTCGCCCTTCTGACCACGCTGTACGGAGCTCTCGCCGCCAACATGTTCCTTCTCCCTTGGGGCCGGAAGATCGAGGAACGCAGCAACAGCGAACAGCTCTACGGGGAACTCATCCTGCGAGGGTGCCTGATGATCGCGACCGGCGCTCACCCGCGCATCGTGCGGGAACGCCTGCTGGCGCTACTGCCGGGCCACTCCCGGCATCTTCTTGGAAGCCCGACCTCGGCTGCCGGGGAGTCGAAATAG
- a CDS encoding ATPase, T2SS/T4P/T4SS family translates to MTMQAKAQTAPRKRLGDTLVEAGLISADQLKEALQKQKALGLRLGKVLVLLGMATEESIAVTLARQMNIPFLDLNSLTIRPEVLTTIPEGIVRSHTLLPISLEGNRLQVSMSDPLDVFIIDEINYQTGYEIVVGISPESQLEAAIRHYYGTSETLQAAVDTLAAERRDEVKRLDESFFTTFDIGEGDQAAAPIINLVNTVIQQAIADRASDIHIEPDEEVIRVRYRLDGILNELMKAPKSIQNELISRLKLMAQMDISEKRLPQDGRIKVKVKDSSIDLRVSALPTVFGEKIVIRILDKSRMQLTLDQVGFDEELLEQFKAISLSPNGIFLMTGPTGSGKTSTLYAAINFIRNGQVNITTVEDPVEYLIPSINQVQVRPDIGLTFARTLRSILRQDPNVILIGEIRDFETAQIAIESALTGHLVFSTLHTNDAASAVTRLIEMGVEPYLVASAVIGVGAQRLVRRICPSCRVSYLPDAAAKALFAGSSVAPESLTRGTGCLTCRRTGYVGRTAIHEIMTLNDEIHALILNSSPARTIRKAAVASGMRTMREDGLRKVVRGVTTVDEVMRLTRREEGELPPVTGR, encoded by the coding sequence ATGACGATGCAGGCCAAGGCTCAAACGGCGCCTCGGAAGCGGCTCGGCGATACGCTCGTCGAGGCGGGCCTGATATCGGCCGACCAGCTGAAAGAAGCGCTGCAGAAGCAGAAAGCCCTCGGTCTGCGGCTCGGAAAGGTGCTCGTTCTACTCGGCATGGCGACCGAGGAGAGCATCGCCGTCACCCTCGCCCGGCAGATGAACATCCCGTTCCTCGACCTGAACTCGCTGACCATCCGCCCCGAAGTCCTGACGACAATCCCCGAAGGCATCGTGCGCAGTCACACGCTGCTCCCGATCTCGCTCGAGGGAAACCGCCTGCAGGTCTCAATGTCCGACCCGCTGGACGTCTTCATCATCGACGAGATCAACTACCAGACCGGGTATGAGATCGTCGTCGGCATCAGCCCCGAGTCGCAGCTCGAGGCGGCGATCCGGCACTATTACGGCACGAGCGAAACGCTTCAGGCAGCCGTCGACACCCTCGCGGCCGAGAGGCGCGACGAGGTGAAGCGTCTCGACGAAAGTTTCTTCACGACGTTCGACATCGGCGAGGGCGACCAGGCGGCGGCGCCGATCATCAACCTCGTCAATACCGTCATCCAGCAGGCAATCGCCGACCGGGCGAGCGACATCCATATCGAGCCCGACGAAGAGGTGATCCGGGTCCGGTATCGGCTCGACGGCATCCTGAACGAGCTGATGAAGGCGCCGAAGTCGATCCAGAACGAACTGATCTCGCGTCTCAAACTGATGGCCCAAATGGACATCTCCGAAAAACGCCTTCCCCAGGACGGCCGCATCAAGGTCAAGGTGAAGGACTCCTCGATCGATCTGCGCGTCTCGGCGCTTCCGACGGTTTTCGGCGAAAAAATAGTTATTCGTATATTAGACAAGAGCCGGATGCAGCTCACGCTCGACCAGGTCGGCTTCGACGAAGAACTGCTCGAGCAGTTCAAGGCGATCTCGCTCTCGCCGAACGGCATCTTCCTGATGACCGGCCCGACCGGCTCGGGCAAGACCTCGACGCTGTACGCCGCGATCAACTTCATCCGGAACGGCCAGGTCAACATCACGACCGTCGAGGACCCCGTCGAGTATCTGATCCCGAGCATCAACCAGGTGCAGGTGCGACCGGACATCGGCCTCACGTTCGCCCGCACGCTCCGGTCGATCCTGCGCCAGGACCCGAACGTGATTCTCATCGGCGAAATCCGCGACTTCGAGACCGCCCAGATCGCAATCGAGTCGGCCCTGACCGGCCACCTCGTCTTCTCGACGCTGCACACGAACGATGCCGCGTCGGCCGTGACCCGCCTGATCGAGATGGGCGTCGAGCCGTATCTGGTCGCCTCGGCCGTCATTGGGGTCGGGGCGCAACGGCTCGTGCGGCGCATCTGCCCATCCTGCCGCGTTTCGTATCTGCCCGACGCCGCCGCGAAGGCGCTGTTCGCCGGCAGTTCCGTCGCCCCCGAGTCGCTCACGCGCGGCACGGGCTGCCTGACCTGCCGTCGCACCGGCTACGTCGGCCGCACGGCGATCCACGAGATCATGACACTGAACGACGAGATTCACGCGCTCATCCTGAACTCGTCGCCGGCCCGCACGATCCGCAAGGCCGCCGTCGCCTCCGGCATGCGCACGATGCGCGAGGACGGGCTTCGCAAGGTGGTGCGCGGCGTCACGACCGTCGACGAGGTGATGCGCCTGACCCGACGCGAGGAAGGCGAGCTTCCGCCGGTCACCGGGCGATGA